A region of the Cucurbita pepo subsp. pepo cultivar mu-cu-16 chromosome LG14, ASM280686v2, whole genome shotgun sequence genome:
TTCTTAAACTATGCTAGCAATATCAAGAACAGACAGACATGTTGATGTTCTGTTCAACATTTTAGCTAGCTTTGTTTCAGCTAAGCTCTGTTTATGCTGTGTTGTTTGGGAGCTATGATTGATCATACAGGGTCGTTCCATCTTCCAAATCCAATGAAACTCCTGATTTTGTTGTGAAGAAGATTAGATTATCTGCTGAACTTCAAATTGTTGAACGATTTTGCGTTGTTTCTTAGGATTCGTCGAGATTTTCGAGGTCGGGATCGATCGAGTAGTAATGGGGAGGAATGATGATAATGTTGCTATTATTGGGGATTGGGTGCCTCCAAGTCCCAGCCCAAGAACCTTCTTCTCAGCAATGCAAATGCTAGAGGAGGATGTTGCTGGTTCTAGACCCACTGATAAACCCGAAAAACTCTTTCTCGGGTCTCGAGAACACACGGTGACTGAAAACGACATTGCAAGAGGCGGGATCCCGGGTGTTAACTCTGGCGATCGGTCGACGGAGTTCGGTACGGTATCGGAGCAGAAGCGTGGGGGACTTGTGGAAAGGATTGCAGCAAGAGCTGGATTTAATGCTCCAAGATTGAATACAGAGAACATTAGATCAACAGAGGAAGTGAAGTCTCCTTACTTGACAATACCGCCTGGTTTGAGTCCAACTACATTGCTTGATTCTccagtttttctttcaaattcattGGTAAGTTGAACACTTGATTTATGAAGTTTATATCTGATCTTCAtgttaaatttgtttataCTTGTTGTTCTTCATCTGTCTTGTTGCAGGCTCAGCAATCTCCCACAACTGGGAAGTTCCCGTTTGTAGCGAACGTTAGTTATCGAAGCTCGACGATGATGTTGGAGGCGAACAATCGAGGCAACGACAATCCGTTCGATGATAATAGTTCATCGTTTGCTTTCAGACCGAGTGTGGAATCAGGATCATTTTTTCATGGTGCAGCAAGCAAAGTAATTTCGCTTCCACAATCTTGTCCAAGAATTGAGGTTCCGGGTCTACGCTCAGAAAATTCTTatcaacccgaaaatagaatCAATCATCATCCTCAAATGGGGCTCTCTATGTCGTGCACGGAGAGGGACGATGGGGGTaagaatgtgttggatgatCAAAGACCCTTTGATTCTGTGTGTGGTAGTGGTGGGGGTGGTGGTGAACATTCTTCACCGCTCGACGAGCAACCGGATGAAGGGGAGCAACGAGGCACTGGGGATTCGATGGCCGGTGGTGGTTGTGGTGCACCCTCGGAGGATGGATATAACTGGAGAAAATATGGACAAAAACAGGTTAAAGGAAGCGAGTATCCTCGGAGTTATTACAAGTGCACACATCCGAACTGTCAGGTCAAGAAGAAGGTCGAGCGATCTCATGAAGGCCATATAACAGAGATCATCTATAAAGGAACGCATAACCACGTAAAACCCTCACCGAATCGACGAGCATCGGATTCCCATATCAATATGCAACAAGCAGGCCAACAGAATGCCGAAGTTCCCCTGTGGGAAGATTCACAAAAAGGGACTCCCGATTGGATGCATAGCAACCTTGAGGTGAGTTCTTCAGCATCATTGGGTCCTGAATATGGCAATCATATTGAAACAGTTGAGGCCATTGATGCCTCATCCACATTCTCtaatgatgaagatgaagatgatagAGGAACACATGGAAGTATAACAATGGGATATGAGGGGGAAGGAGATGAATCCGAGTCGAAGAAAAGGTATAGccatcttattttatgaatcATATGAAAAGAACCATGAAATTTAGCTTGGGTTTGCTTTGATATCTATCAGGAAACTCGACGCCTATGTAACGGAGATGAGTGGGGCTACTAGAGCTATCCGTGAGCCTAGAGTTGTTGTTCAGACTACCAGTGAAGTAGATATTCTCGACGATGGCTATCGTTGGCGTAAATACGGACAGAAGGTGGTGAAGGGAAATCCGAATCCTAGGTACATCAAATTCCATGTTTGTGTGCGCTCTCGTCCTATCACTAAGTTTTATCTTTGACAAAGTTGCTTGTGTACAGGAGTTACTACAAGTGCACGAATCCTGGCTGCACGGTGAGGAAGCATGTCGAGCGAGCGTCACATGACCTGAAGTCAGTGATAACCACATATGAAGGAAAGCACAATCACGATGTTCCTGCTGCTCGCAACAGCAGCCACATCAGTTCATGCACATCCAGTCcagtaacgggtcaaaactcGACCACTACTCATGCTCACAGGCCAGGGCCACCGCAGTCTCAAAACAACATGCCAAGATTCGAAAGGCCAGCCTTCGGCCTTGCTGGAAGACAACCGATGGGCACTGCCCATGCCCATGGCTTCGGTTTTGGTATGAACCAACCTGGACTGAGAAATCTAAACCTGACCATGACCATGGCATCAGCTGGTCAAGCCAAGCTTCCTGTTCTACCAATGCATCCATACTTAGCACAAGCACACAATGTTCATGAAATGGGTTTGTTGTTGCCTAAAGGTGAGCCCAATCTAGAACCTACATCTGATCTTGGCTTCAACTTTTCCAATGGTTCAACAGCGTATCAGCAAATTATGAGTAGGCTTCCACTTGGGCCTGAGATGTGagtttgttcttattttaccTTTTGTTCCCAATCTTTGTTCTCTAGGAAACTAAAAGCTCTTACTGGTGGTACACATAGTTATCATAATATGAATACACATATATGACGATCAACGTGTCGATGAGCAACAAAATTCTTGTGGAAACAGTTGATTTATGTCAATATCGAACAAAAGTTTTAGAACTTTCTTAtaacttttttacttttcgaCCGATGAGGCAGCTCTTTCGATACTCGGAAAACAATACAAGCAAACAGATCATGAGAAATGGGAATGagctaattcattgaaatGGATCCACTATAACTTACATATCAGGAGAACACAAAAAATGAACCAGCTACATTGAAACCTAACCGAACAGGTATGACGACTCGTATATACCCTAATAAACCAAATGGATTCCTCAGACTATGAAGGTTCATCTCTGCCTCTAAATTAATCTGTGTATTATGATACAGTTTGCTAAATTACTTGGAAAAATATTACATAACAAATCTACTCACCATATAGTTTATATCTCTTCTCTTAAGACCAAATCAGATCATTGTAGTTCAACATTTGAGCTCTGAATATGTTGCGCAGCTTCTTAATGACCATCTGCAACACTCTCCTGGACAACCTTCTCAGTTTCCCTTTGATTCAAGACCTCTCTGCACATAAACAAAAACGCCTCTTACAAGAAAAATCCAGATGCATAAACGATAAATCTCGAGAAACGACTTAAGTCCAAGTACCCATTACCGTCCGGGTGAAcgataatttattaatagaaaacaaaatttaagattcATTAACAACCTGAGACAGCTAAAGATTGAATCATAGTGGAGAACAGCTACgattcttttcttcctttctttactACGCTTAACAACAGGCAACTGCTTTATACCCTTAGCCTCCATTAGTTCCTTGGCAGTTGCGAGATCAGTGTCAGGGTGGCATGTTAAAATTCCTCGTTCTCGCCCACGGTACCTAATCCCTCGAGTGTAAATAGAGGACACAAGGCCGGTATCCACCTGCAAAGATTTTGGGGTTTCTTTGTTATTTGTATTGAAGAGTACAAATGAAacgaaaagaagaaattatattGAGAATCAACACAAGATCATCAGTCAATGTACAGATCATAAAACAATGCATGCATActcaaatgattttatatttgataggGGGCTTTTCCTGGAGACAAGAAGTATTAACAAAATGAGCAAATAAAAGTGAACAAAAAATGCACGGATAATGGATACATACACTGAGGGAATCACCCTTCAAAGCATCACCATATTTCTTGAAGAAATATCGTTTAATGTCACCATATGTCAAGATCCCTTCGAGGAAATCATCATCGTCGACCACTAATGCACAGTTCTGCTGGTTatctttcatatattttaatgcaTCTTTCAAATATATGGAAAATGAAACCTTCAGATAGTTCTTCGACATCGCTTGAGAAACCTGAAAGGCAGGAGTGTCAAGAATAAAAGTTGGGATAAGTAGCAAGTTGCTAAGGGATAGATGCAGGTAAGGGGAGAGAAGAAATAAGTACCTTTAGGTCATCGAGAAGATTATCTTCAATAGTAGATTCATGGTCAGATGGATTTGCTATCTCAGAGAGCTCCAAGCCATTGTCAATATTATCATATCTCCAAGACGCCCCATCTTTACGTTCAGAAGGTGAAAGAGGCGTATAACCTCTAGCGAAACCCCGCTTATCGGATGATTCGATTTCCTTGGTCTGTTTTGTAACGGAAGGAACCCATATGGCCAAGCCTACTGCCCCCTACTCATATGACAGAAGTAAGGAAAATAAGAACCAGTCCCTGAGAAGTATATGCTTCACAATGTCTAGCGACAAGAATAACGAGCCAATATAATCGAACTATGTTGGAAGAATAAGATATCAAAgagttttaaaattggaattgGTAACCCTGCACTACTTTTCGACACTGGTATGCTCCCTAAGTTTGAATTGTGTAGTAACGACTGCTCACCTGTTGACGCGTAAAAACTACAACTCACACTaagatttaactttttatcATTCGTTTGATAAAAGAACTCTTGGGTTTGGATTAAAAATTGATGACAAAACCGAGCAAGAGGTTCAGAAGTAGACGTTTCGAAAACAAATATCCATAAAGGAAGCCTTCAAGATAACAACTCCGAAGATATTGTCATGACATCCATTGCGGAAGATGAATTTAATACTAACTACACTCACTATCCATATTATTAGATCCTTGattacaataaattttattctcaaaagcATTATGAGCAAATTACTTGAAGGAtctcctttaaaaaaaatgcatctGTACAAGAGTGTACTAAAGATATCACGGAATACTTGCCATGAGAGGAAGGAGTATCCTATAATCCTTTGTCAGCTCAAACAGAAGTAGAACGGATGTCAAGGGCACTGAACAGACCGAGGCCAGCGTAGCAGCCATTCCAACCTGTATAATGGCATCAAATTATAAGGAATAGAACAAAGTTATGTAGGAAGAAACCAGCTAAAGAAAATTACGAAAAGGAAACtgcgaaaaagaaaattacaagtGCATATGCTTGTGGCTGTGCAACAGCTGCATTTCCAGGAATTGCAATATTAATAAGTTCAACAGCGGAGCCCCCAAATACAGCACCGACAGCCGCACCAATCATTAGACTGGGTGCATAAAGGCCACCTACGAGCCCGGAACCTTTGCACAGAGAAGTAGCCACGACTTTTGCAGCTGCTATCTGAGTTAATAACCAAATCCCAGGAGCTGAAGGACGGTTCCCAGTATGAAGGATTTCTTCAACATTTGTAAAACCCCAATAAAGTATTCCTGGGTACTTGAGAGCTATTATTCCAGCTCCCAAACCACCTAAAGCAGGACAGACAACAGGAGGAAGACCAAACCTTTCCTTGATGAACTCAAATGATTTATCGAACCAAGCAACTAAACGTGTAACTGCTACACTCACAACGCCACATAGCATTCCCAATATCAAATACAATGGAAGTTCTACAATGAAACACGAGGTAATCAATAATGAATCCAAATTAATAGGCTTATATGGTATTGATCAATTTATACACTTGTGCCATGGCAATTCTACAACGAAACAATGGGTATTTGAGTGGTTTTTATTTGTATGTTCGTGGGTTTCACACAAATAGAATAATGTGGGCAGATCAGATTACATGTAGGTCCCTTTTGGTATTTGTGTGGGCATATCCACATGTTCAAGCAACATTCGAAGTGGCATCACCACGTGTCTAAAactatcaataaaataataattcaaaattaacgTATTTATCActaattttcttaaagtttctttatgaaaattaattaaaactaatGCATTCAAGGTAAAAAACCAAGTTATAAAAGATTAAGGACAAGAAACgttgtttcttgtttaaaGATAAAAGGTTTAGGGCAAACCTGAAAATTACTTACATAGACGACAGCAGAAGGAGAAagtaaaatcattcaaaaaggtaatgatgaagaAGGTTTACTAGATCTTAAGAACAAGCTTGCAAGTGAGTTTGGGAGCCTCCCTATCAAACCAACTTAAAATTACAAGCTACAAAAGCTGAACAAGAGGACACAGATCGATACCAAAGATTTGTCGATGTACtagaaaaagttatttatCTCACATATGCTTAGATATTGCATTTGAAACGAGTATGGTGAGTTATTTATACACTTATCTAGACCCACTCATTTTGAAGCTGTGTATAGAATCTTGAAATACAAGAATGGAATTCTTGGTAGAAGTATACTATTTTACGAGCATGACCATCTTCCAAAAGTTCATACTCGTGTAGATTGGGCAGGAAGTACTAATAAAAGATGATCTACTTCTAGTTGTTCCTTTGTTGGNATCTGACTTCCTTACACTTGTTTTCCTAAGCCATCGACTCAAAGCCGAGAAGCGGACTCTACGGCTTTACATCAGCCAAGCATTCTTTGGGAACCTTTGACGCGAAAGGAACAATCGGGTGTTCAACAAACTACCCCCACCTTTTGATAGCATTATTCAGCTAGTTCTTTTTATAGCTTTTCTTGGGGTAAATGCTTACATCCTTCCAAATTCACAGCTTTACTTATCCTGTTGGTTGGTGAAGTCATTTGTAATCCACCTTCCATAAAAGGAAGGCCTTTCCTTCACTTGGTACATTTCATTTTACGAAGAACATATGGTTAAAATACAAAGTTAGTCCTAAACTTTGAGGCTTGTGTCTATTCggttccattttttaaaacttaccAATCTACTAGACATAAAATTGACAAATTATGGATCTATTAGTCTTGATTGTggttatttttaagaaacccGTGACATTTAAGTCTTTTTTCCCTTCCTTTATTTTGTACCTCTTTTGTTACTCAAGATTAATGAAACTTGTTATGTTCCTCatgtaatttaaaagtaaaaaggataataataagaaatatagGATGGAATAGATTACGACATGCCTATACTATCATGCAACAACAAATTCCTATTAAACAGAAGACGACGTCGGATAATTGAAATAACCAAACAAAGAGAGAGGGTGACATAATACCAGCAGCAGATTTCAAATCATAAGTAGGTACTGTGAAAGCAGACTGTGCACCAAGTAAAACATTCGAGACTGTAGAAGAAATAACAGATGCCAATATGATCATCGCAGTCGTAAAAGGAGGCG
Encoded here:
- the LOC111810759 gene encoding chloride channel protein CLC-f-like isoform X1, with translation MEDHNEENHDLELQDGDELHPMRTNSGKRGGFLDLFHHLNRGGSFSGRRLNYKRLETENHSANFNPSSVNIVGRNRTASSSSSSSSSSSSSSDRHNNSHSLQTPTVIDGEIDDNIDDSAPPEWALLLIACLLGLATGLCVAAFNIGVHVIHEWAWAGTPNEGAAWLRLQRIADTWHRILLIPVTGGVIVGMMHGLLEILSQIKQSSSSQRQGFDLLSGIFPTVKAIQAAITLGTGCSLGPEGPSVDIGKSCANGFYLMMENNSEKIKIAFVAAGAAAGIASGFNAAVAGSFFAIETVLRPLRAENSPPFTTAMIILASVISSTVSNVLLGAQSAFTVPTYDLKSAAELPLYLILGMLCGVVSVAVTRLVAWFDKSFEFIKERFGLPPVVCPALGGLGAGIIALKYPGILYWGFTNVEEILHTGNRPSAPGIWLLTQIAAAKVVATSLCKGSGLVGGLYAPSLMIGAAVGAVFGGSAVELINIAIPGNAAVAQPQAYALVGMAATLASVCSVPLTSVLLLFELTKDYRILLPLMGAVGLAIWVPSVTKQTKEIESSDKRGFARGYTPLSPSERKDGASWRYDNIDNGLELSEIANPSDHESTIEDNLLDDLKVSQAMSKNYLKVSFSIYLKDALKYMKDNQQNCALVVDDDDFLEGILTYGDIKRYFFKKYGDALKGDSLSVDTGLVSSIYTRGIRYRGRERGILTCHPDTDLATAKELMEAKGIKQLPVVKRSKERKKRIVAVLHYDSIFSCLREVLNQRETEKVVQESVADGH
- the LOC111810759 gene encoding chloride channel protein CLC-f-like isoform X2 — its product is MMHGLLEILSQIKQSSSSQRQGFDLLSGIFPTVKAIQAAITLGTGCSLGPEGPSVDIGKSCANGFYLMMENNSEKIKIAFVAAGAAAGIASGFNAAVAGSFFAIETVLRPLRAENSPPFTTAMIILASVISSTVSNVLLGAQSAFTVPTYDLKSAAELPLYLILGMLCGVVSVAVTRLVAWFDKSFEFIKERFGLPPVVCPALGGLGAGIIALKYPGILYWGFTNVEEILHTGNRPSAPGIWLLTQIAAAKVVATSLCKGSGLVGGLYAPSLMIGAAVGAVFGGSAVELINIAIPGNAAVAQPQAYALVGMAATLASVCSVPLTSVLLLFELTKDYRILLPLMGAVGLAIWVPSVTKQTKEIESSDKRGFARGYTPLSPSERKDGASWRYDNIDNGLELSEIANPSDHESTIEDNLLDDLKVSQAMSKNYLKVSFSIYLKDALKYMKDNQQNCALVVDDDDFLEGILTYGDIKRYFFKKYGDALKGDSLSVDTGLVSSIYTRGIRYRGRERGILTCHPDTDLATAKELMEAKGIKQLPVVKRSKERKKRIVAVLHYDSIFSCLREVLNQRETEKVVQESVADGH
- the LOC111810774 gene encoding probable WRKY transcription factor 2; amino-acid sequence: MGRNDDNVAIIGDWVPPSPSPRTFFSAMQMLEEDVAGSRPTDKPEKLFLGSREHTVTENDIARGGIPGVNSGDRSTEFGTVSEQKRGGLVERIAARAGFNAPRLNTENIRSTEEVKSPYLTIPPGLSPTTLLDSPVFLSNSLAQQSPTTGKFPFVANVSYRSSTMMLEANNRGNDNPFDDNSSSFAFRPSVESGSFFHGAASKVISLPQSCPRIEVPGLRSENSYQPENRINHHPQMGLSMSCTERDDGGKNVLDDQRPFDSVCGSGGGGGEHSSPLDEQPDEGEQRGTGDSMAGGGCGAPSEDGYNWRKYGQKQVKGSEYPRSYYKCTHPNCQVKKKVERSHEGHITEIIYKGTHNHVKPSPNRRASDSHINMQQAGQQNAEVPLWEDSQKGTPDWMHSNLEVSSSASLGPEYGNHIETVEAIDASSTFSNDEDEDDRGTHGSITMGYEGEGDESESKKRKLDAYVTEMSGATRAIREPRVVVQTTSEVDILDDGYRWRKYGQKVVKGNPNPRSYYKCTNPGCTVRKHVERASHDLKSVITTYEGKHNHDVPAARNSSHISSCTSSPVTGQNSTTTHAHRPGPPQSQNNMPRFERPAFGLAGRQPMGTAHAHGFGFGMNQPGLRNLNLTMTMASAGQAKLPVLPMHPYLAQAHNVHEMGLLLPKGEPNLEPTSDLGFNFSNGSTAYQQIMSRLPLGPEM